The segment ttaacaatttaagtattttgtcaaaattgttcaaaagttgtaattttaacctgataatggtttacatacaacaacatattaaatcgaataaattaagtataatatgttaaaagttaaaacataactttataagtaaaagtaaaaatattattttactattgaaatttagtttatttatgatttcactttaggtttaataattatttagccttattaaccaacttgtaatcattattagaaagacaatataatttatcacttttaactatttgcaAAGTATTcattgggttgtttaagttgaactaaaatttatatttaagttgatcatgtaagattatatttaaattaacaattcaagtattttattcaaattttcgaaagttatagttttaaaatgataatggtttatatacaacaacatattagacctaataaattaagtataatatgttcaaAGTTAAAAACATAGCTTTATAAGttgaagaaaatatattcttcTAATATtagaatttagtttatatatatatgattacactttagtttataatcattattagaaagaaattgaaaagtcatggaagtttcaaatgaatgtggtgaaaggaaaaataaatgggagtttcaaatgaatgtggtgcttagaaaaatgcttcatttataagtatataatgatataatgatgtttgttatttttcaacatctgattcaagaattttgtttttcttcaataatattctattagaataaaattctgaaagagcatcattctaacaaaaaatattctgacagaatcaaatcggtaaaaattgaaaatgaattaattaaaaaaatcagatttttttttaaattaggagaattaatcatccctaaaaatccgaaaattttcttttataaatgtagttaattgttcAAAATACCCTTTTACTAaaaattatgtgattatatggtagaTGTTACCCAATTGTAATATCGTACACTCTCAAATCACGttcattgattaatttcatccgttggtccagatctgtgcattctggcacataatacttagtaaaaacaaaataacctaagcctatatatatatatatatatatatatatatatatatatatatatatatatatatatatatatacagagagagagagagaaagagagaaagaaagagatggagagaaagatatatatagagagagagataaCCAATTTCAGATATGAAAAAAAATTTGGTAGGAATATAAGAAAATTTTTAAGTAAATGAAGAAAAAATCTACTTTTATGACGGTTTTAGTGAATCACACAACAAAAACTTGATAAAAATGAATTATCAAGATGTTATTACgaaattttttatattattttttattcatttaataaGTTAGTTGTTTCGTTCGccaaaaaatatgtagaaaaataaACTTATTACCTTTCATCCAAAAAAATTCCCcttaccggatatatatatatatatatatatatatatatatatatatatatatatatatatatatatatatatatatatatatatatatatatatatatatatatatatatatatatatatatcactcaatctaaaattcgattttcggACTGCATACCGctaaactgaaacttagaaaaatcgcaacttcctcatacgaagtcaaattttggcgttctttttatgcacgctctcggttttacgtatactacgactttcaattagatcactaaggctaaaaagcattttatcgtaaattcactttttacgtcatacagcgtagtgccggttctgtcgcgaaacttcgacaggtcataacttcttcgttataacttagatttataatttcggtattctttatatctccggaatctttgtttcaaccactaccacttccttcatagatattcgGTTTATCTAGAATttattttcgacgcttatttttatccttaacttATTAAATCagaataattaagcataaaacatataatattcaaataatacatcttattatttcaaaacaagttACAAAGGTTGATCTAAACTATTACATGATCATTAATGTGTAGCCTAGAAACACGTGCGTTATAACACAATAAATGTCCatccacattatatatatatatatatatatatatatatatatatatatatatatatatatatatatatatatatatatatatatatatatatatatatatatatatatatataacctggTTAGGTTAATCTGAAAAATATTTTAATtcattatatatattataaaaaataaaatataaaattatacataatacttaaatattataaaacaatattgttatcatattttatattgtaatatttcaaatatattataatattaaaaatactaGATTTTTACGAACActagaatattaaaatatttaattagaaaaaaaaatagtttcacgatctcacaaaattagctccgtctaatatatatatatatatatatatatatatatatatatacacacacccacacacacgtAATAAGAAAGAAATTTTTTATAGGAAGGTAAAAGGTTTTTTTCAACATTTTAGTTGACAAACAAAACAAATGAGTCACTAGATAAATCATAAATAATATAATTCACAAAAAAAATCCCCAAAAAGCATCTCGATTATTTATTTTGACGATAATTTTGTTATTATTCATTAAAATTGttataaaagtgaattttttttcttaatttacttaaaaatgaatcatgaatgtagttttttagaaaatttttattcttgtaaatgattttatttttgattcatctaataattaattttggttgttcgccaaataaataaatatataaaaaattgcataccatatcaaaattttcattctTATTTGATcatagttctctctctctctctctctctctgtgtgtgtgtgtgtgtatatatatatatatatatatatatatatatatatatatatatatatagagagagagagagagagagagatggagagaaagacatagagagagagagagataaccaATTTCAGATATGAAGAAAATTTTGGTAGGAATATAAGAAATTTTTTaagtaaataaagaaaaaaatccACTTTTATGATGGTTTTAGTGAATCACACAACAAAAacttaataaaaatgaattatcaAGATGTTATTTCGAtagtttttgtattattttttattcatttaataagttatttgttttgtttgccaaaaaaatatatagaaaaataaatttattaccTTTCTTCCAAAAAAATTCCCcttaccggatatatatatatatatatatatatatatatatatatatatatccggtaataaattttttttggtaggaaggtaaaaaaaaatttctaaatatttttttgacaaacaaaaaaaaataaatcactagatgattcatttgtaagatgattcacaagaaaaaattcccaaaaaaacatctttatgatttatttttaagtaaattaagaaaaattcacttttgtgacaaattttagtgaataacaagaACAtcttgtataaatgaatcatcgagattttttttgagaattttttcttgtgaatcatcttacaaatgaatcatctaatgattcattttgtttgttcgcgaaaaaaatatgtagaaaaaaacttcttacctcctatcaaaaatttccttcttatttgatcttgatatatatatatatatatatatatatatatatatatatatatatatatatatatatatatatatatatatatatatatatatatatatatatatatatataaaagcatgtTTAGTCAACGCATGCATTAGTACAAAATAATGAGACTTAAGCAAGACACTTAAGTCTAATTGTACGAACATTCGATATGTTAGACATAATTCAAAGAGACCAATAAAACCTTCTCAACTTAACCAAGTTATTAATTCAATTGAAAGTGTTAATACTAATATCATCCACCATAAACATAACCGCTCAAGGTTAATTTTGGTAAACAATAACATCCCTTTCCTTTCCATAAACAATAACATCCCTTCCCTTTCCTTATCACTCAAATGGTAGACTAAATATGTGACAACTTCAAATTTCATATTCTCTTATTATCGGCCCTTGACTTGATCATCTATAATAACTCCCGGCAAGAGATAGGGGCCTTATGCATGTTCGATGACCACTTAACGAACCACTTCCACAACATCTAAGCCACCACACACTCAAAGAAAACGTTGTGAAGACTCTCCTCTTCCATGCGAAAACTGAAATGCACATTTATCTCCGGCTTAAACATAAAAGATTGGAATCTTATTTTTGATCATTctcaaaataaaacaattaatcttATTTTCAATATAAAAGATTGAAATCTTATTTTGGATCATTCTCCAAATAAAGCAATTAATCTTCCAAAGAATTCACTTCACCCGGTTAAAACAAATGTCATCATGTTTATCAATCAACCGCCTTATTGCTTTGACCAACAAATCCATATTTTACATCTACTTGATATAAGAAATAAGAAATAAGAAAGAATAAATTTAGAGTGTAAATGACTTTGTCTCCCACATGCAATTGAAAAACCAATTACTATTTAATTGCAACTAGATGACATGTTTTTACATCAAATAAGTATTTATTGGATTAAAAAGGGGTAATGCAAACAAATGGGTTTCATCATTAACTTATTTATGAAACTTCTAATCAGCAACTTGGAACCTGAAGACTTGGACCAAAACAAAAATTTGAGGTGACGAGGATTAGCTGCCCCAATAGCAAATTCACATGATTGACATTCAAAAAAGCCAGCTTAACTAAACTAGCCATGATTTCCTGTCCACCTAATCCATTCAATTTAACACGTGTTGACCTCCTTCCACACTTGCTTATAAAACCAAACAACGATTCCCTTCTTCACGTACACTTGCAGAAATACACACCCCAAAGAAGCAGAAAATGAGGTTTCTTCTCTTCCTTCTCCTCTTGACTTCCTCTTCCTCCCTCATCGCTTTCTCTCAGACGATTGTTAAAACCTTACCTGGATACCCTGGTCCACTCCCTTTCAAACTAGAAACTGGGTatgcttctctctctctctctctctctctctctctctctctcatataaaCACACAGAGAAAGAAACATAAAAAGTCTCCGGGAAGCTTTCCGATCATGGTTATGTATGTTTGCGTTCATTCAGGTACATTGGAGTCGGAGAAGATGAAGCTGTGCAGCTGTTTTACTACTTTGTGGAGTCGGAAGGGAACCCGGAGGAGGATCCACTCATTATCTGGCTTGCCGGTGGACCTGGTTGCGGCACCCTTCGTGCTTTCTTTTATGAAATCGGTAACACCTCTTTTAATTACTCCCAATCACCCTTCaaacataaaaaagaaaaatattaataCTAATTACGTACACCCTTGCTATGTTTCTGTGTTcttgttttttgttttctatgtTATTTGATGTATCTTTTAGTCGAATGGGTCATGAAGATTGTTTTTGCCTTAGTCTAGGTGGATAATTAGTTGTGATTTGACTTTGTCTAACATGGGTACATCATATGAATAAAAAACATACCAACTTGCCCCCTTGCACGTTTTGAGATGTAAGCAAAAGATATAtaacaattaaaaatatataattctaGAAGTTATAATTAATATTCTGTGGAAAAAATAATACTGGTTTTTATTGTAAAAAATGGATGTTGTTAATTCATGATTTACATCAATCAtcttccaatatatatatatttttcttttccaaaaaacACAATGACCAAAGTCAAATATAATTTCTAAAACGTATACAAGTACTGTAAACGTATCACCATTCATGTTAAATAAGTCTCAAACAAATCCACAAAAAatagatgaaaaaaaaaaaccattgcccagaaatgttttatgaaattgaAGTGATAATACAAGTaaatttttctttataaaaagttGCAATGCATAAATGGAATACAAGAAGTAATTAATGTGATTTCTCTTTTCACAAATCACAGAAACTAATGtagtttatataattttttattttatgtttattattattCTGACTATCTGCCATGTGCACACACTTTACTTTATCTATTTTGTTTCTCTTATTATTTTCCTCCTGGTCCCGCCCGCTATCACGTTGACATGTTTCATTTCGATGTTATAATTATTATTGAAATTAAATGTACACGTACAACTAcgaaaaattaatattaaattcaTAGACGTACGTACAAATATATACAATTAAGTTTTTGTCTTGAATAAGATTCATATGTACAAGGGTTATTGATTTCATATTTTTCATATATATGTTTAGGTCCAATGCAAATCCAGTATGGGAATTATATGGATAATGTGCCCGCATTGCAATTAGACCCGAACTCTTGGACAAAGGTGCGACTACATATTGATTATGTGCATAAttcttgtttaattttttttaatacaaaGTTTCTTGTtaattaattagttgataattcgTGCTATTTTCTTACAACAAATTCTCTTATTTGACTTTAAAGGTGGCCAATGTGATATATCTTGATGCACCAACATTAACCGGATATTCGTATACAAAAACGCCAGAAGCTGTTCGTTCTAGTGATACATTATCAGCATCACAAACCGCTGAATTTCTAAGAAAGGTTAGTGGATGTTTAACAATTTAATGACACAAAAATTTCGAAAGGATTCTTATTGATGattaattaattgattattttattaattacaaTGCAGTTTGTGAAGACTCAtccaaagtttttaaaaaatCCCATGTATGTAACTGGGATATCTTATTCTGGAATTGTTATTCCGATAATTACCGAGGAGTTGTATAAAGGTATGATATTTTTAGTTCTTAGTTGTAAGAAATATAAGTAAAACGATCTGATTAATCTTTTTGTATCCTCATTTTAAAGGTAATGATGAAGGACTAGAGCCGATTGTAAACATTCAAGTGAGTATAAATTTTGGGCACAAGTAATTATTACTTTTAAATAAGTTTTAAGGCATATACACATGCATGCTCATGCTAATTTCTTCAACGATGGACACAACAGGGTTACATGGGTGGAAATCCTTTAACAGACAAAACTGGTGATATAAATTCTAGGCTTGAATACGCTTATCGAGTGGCACTTATATCAGAAGAATTATTTGAGGTAATATAACCTAGTTGACATTCCATTATGTTtccatatttattttaataatgtaATATTGCAACTAATATAAGTAATTCACAGTCAACTAAAAGGAGCTGCAAAGGAGATTATGCAGAAGCTGACTCTAACAATTTGCAATGCATGTTGGATATTGATGAAGTGAACAAAGTAAGCCTTATTCATTACTCTTCAATAACCTATTCGTCCTTTAAATAGCTACATTATCTAATTAATAGCTTAAATATCTTCCATGTTAGCGTGTTGGAGACATAAACATTCAACAAATCTTGGATCCTGATTGTGATCCAGCAACCAATTTGGTCAGAGGTGGAAACCCAATAATTAGAAGAGGAAATCGTAAATCTCTACAAGCTAATCCAATAAAAATGCTTCCTGAACGATCATCATTCGCAGATTCATTTTGTCGAGTAATTTTTCACTTCAATTCCTTTATCACCTTAATTTGTGTCATGAATATTATATGAGTTTATATGGTATTATCTTTATGACAGGGTGACTATTATAACTATGCAACACTTTGGGCCAATGATGAAAATGTTATGAGGGCACTCAACGTACGCGAGGTATATATAGTAACCAacaatataaaaaaacatttcgttTTGGTATATATATGTCTAAAAAGGATTTGTTATGAGTtaatttatatgatgttatattAGGGAACTGTGAAGGAGTGGTTGTTATGTAATTTGGACATGAAGTACAATTATGGTAAACCTTCAATGCCATCATACGAATTCAATATTCAAAGCAGTATTGTCTACCATGAAAAGCTAAGTAAGAGAAACTGTCGAGCTTTGATCTTCAGGTATTAATATAGGGTTATATTTCACTCATTTGATTCCATTAAAAAGTATTCTTATTTACATTCGCTTATATATCTTATATCTTATTGAAACAGTGGAGATCATGACATGATGGTTCCACACGTTGGCACTCGTAATTGGATAAATTCTATTAATTTAACAATCACAGATAGTAATTGGGATGCATGGTATGCAAATGGTCAAAGTGCAGGATACAAAACTAGTTATGCTCATGATAACTATACCTTAGTATTTGCCACAGTAAAGGTACAACATGTTGTTGAGTATATACATATAGAAATATTTATTATGTTGAAAAAAATGATAATAGTTTTTGAATTTGCTGTTTATGTAGGGTGCAGGTCACACAGCTCCAGAGTTCAAGCCTGCGGAATGCTTTGAGATGGTTAAGAGATGGTTTGCTCATAGACCAATCTAACTTCATTGTTTAACCATGCTTCAAAATTCTTTTAATGATGAGAAGCACATATTTTTCACAAGGAAAATCCTTGTGTTTAAGAAATGCTTTCCACGATGTTGTATAAGGGAATATAAGGAGGAAAAAAAGaagtaaaatatatatattcattgCTAGTCATTTTTTATGTTAGAATAGTAAATTTAATGTTACAAAAGGGTGAAGTAATTTCTTGGATATTAATAAGTATGTATTTTACTTTACTATTGTTGAATATATTGAGtcctataattaattaaaagtatcttTAAAAATCTAAATCTTATATATGGTGAAGTTGTAGATTGTTTAGAAACAAGGTTGTAAACAAGAGTGTTTTGGCGTAGGATGTTAATGGGAACAAACGGGACGGGGATTACCCCACTTACACCCCCGCaaaaatttattaattaattgtGTAAAATGTCTTTTGATTTCTAGTGAATAAACTAATATAAAAGACTATTTACTACCAAATTTAAGGATAACAGAATGCATGTACTTTTACTATTATATATATGGAGATCATttcaataattttattttatatatatatatatatatatatatatatatatatatatatatatatatatatatatatatatatatatatatatatatatatatatatattattttatatgttTCATTTCTATAATTTAGTACTACATTAGAACCATTTATTTAATGTTTACATTTCATGTTATAATTTTGCTATTTTATTATTGCAATTTTGTCTGATTTTATAATTCTTCAAAATGAAAACACACGTATTTTGCCGACATAAAAACCATTTCAATAACTTTATCATAATATAgaaaccatttttgtaatttttttatatacTATGGGTACAACCAATCAAGCCTTTAGTGGCTACATCAACTATTAGGGGAGACATATAGGATTTTGTGTCACCGCTAAATGTTGATCCATGTAGGATCTATGTGTTTGTTCCCGCACATCTATTGATTAGTTTGATAGAATGAATGTTGGTCCTTCCTTCATGGATATATCATTAGTGGCGGCGGCAATAGCGGTGACATATTGTCGCCACAAACAACCCTGGAAATTTctcttaaattttttattttatttgtcatCTTAATACGTTTTAAATGTTGCAACTAAAAGCGTCGTTGTCATAGTATTGTACGATTTGAGCCCCTTTTGCCCTTATGTTCTCTTTGTATTATATAAACACTCTACAAATTTCACGTTGACGATTATCTTGATGCTAACGACCACCACCAGCAAAGCTCCTGCCCACTGTGATGCTCCCTTCCACCACCGGTGCTACTCCCTTCAACCAGTGTTACTTACCTTGTTCTTCTACTGTTGACGTTACTCACTCCTATCGATTTCAATTTTTTATGGACTTCCATTGATTTTCAGGCTATATATCCACTGATTTTCAGAGGAACAAAAACAACAAGTAGGTTTTCCTCGATGTTAGTGATTTTGTTGTTGAATTATTGTACtgatcattatatacttataaaactTGCATTTTTTCttaaaccacattcatttgaaactcacatgcattttttcctttcaccacattcatttgaaactcccatgacttttcaatttctttctaataattattataagttggttaataaggttaaataaatataaaatctaaagtgtaatcatatataaactaaattcaatattaaaaaaatatattttcttctacttataaagtttgcttttaacttttaacatattatactgaATTTaataggtctaatatgttgtatgtaaactatcttaaattgttaatttaaatataacattacatgaccaacttaaatataaaatttagttaaacttaaacaacccaaagaatattttgtaaatagttaaaagtgataaattgtagtgtctttctaataatgattataaattggttaataaggttaaataagtatcaaacctaaaatgtaataaaaaataaactaaatttcaatattaaaataatatttttacttctacttataaagttatgtctttaacttttaatatattatacttaatttattagatttaatatgttattgtatgtaaaccattatcagtttaaagctacaacttttgaactgtatggacaaaatacttaaattgttaatttaaatataacattacacgaTCAACTTCaacataaatttcagttccacttaaaaaactcaaagaatattttgtgaatagtgaaaagtgataaattgtagtgctaaatgcaaaaactatatggtaatatcaatttaactaaaatatttcctaaagatatttttataatcgttaaaagttttgaaataagtagcttaaaataacttacaataacaataattaaaaataactctatataaatgataatattgttacctttaaaatcaaaaaaaaaaaattgtttgatgttttaaataattacactaATAGAAATaaaaacgttaagcaaataaattttaaaaatgaattaacaataacaacaactataaataatactaaaccatatattatatttaattttatgagTAACCCACAGGTAGAGGTCATTAataagattgagattatgcagttttaatagatgtatatattatcatataattcaaaataatcaatatactatatcaacttagtataagaaatattatatcaaatt is part of the Lactuca sativa cultivar Salinas chromosome 7, Lsat_Salinas_v11, whole genome shotgun sequence genome and harbors:
- the LOC111904235 gene encoding serine carboxypeptidase-like 13 is translated as MRFLLFLLLLTSSSSLIAFSQTIVKTLPGYPGPLPFKLETGYIGVGEDEAVQLFYYFVESEGNPEEDPLIIWLAGGPGCGTLRAFFYEIGPMQIQYGNYMDNVPALQLDPNSWTKVANVIYLDAPTLTGYSYTKTPEAVRSSDTLSASQTAEFLRKFVKTHPKFLKNPMYVTGISYSGIVIPIITEELYKGNDEGLEPIVNIQGYMGGNPLTDKTGDINSRLEYAYRVALISEELFESTKRSCKGDYAEADSNNLQCMLDIDEVNKRVGDINIQQILDPDCDPATNLVRGGNPIIRRGNRKSLQANPIKMLPERSSFADSFCRGDYYNYATLWANDENVMRALNVREGTVKEWLLCNLDMKYNYGKPSMPSYEFNIQSSIVYHEKLSKRNCRALIFSGDHDMMVPHVGTRNWINSINLTITDSNWDAWYANGQSAGYKTSYAHDNYTLVFATVKGAGHTAPEFKPAECFEMVKRWFAHRPI